A genome region from Geminicoccus roseus DSM 18922 includes the following:
- the livM gene encoding high-affinity branched-chain amino acid ABC transporter permease LivM, translating to MTGLLAGLDGGKLWRHVLGAAIITFLMTSLIVGLELVASQTGLQLNPRYHIVLYCVLAVALGSTAVFALGERSWRLPILVGIVLAVLLLVPLLTGNTDSDLAFLLPFPVAPLNWVALLFPAFILLRAGQLAYASSRPVSDKPKRREMSVAAKRASLAFGFFLILAAFAFPITPMADRQLVDILTIVLIYIMLGWGLNIVVGLAGLLDLGYVAFYAVGSYSYALLAEYFGWSFWVCLPLAGLFAASFGIVLGFPVLRLRGDYLAIVTLGFGEIIRVILINWYTFTGGPDGIGGIPRPSFFGLPFQANPPRGGGETFASFFEIPFDPYHRIAFLYYVILVLALFTNWFTIRIRKLPIGRAWEALREDEIACRALGLNPTAVKLAAFGIGAMFAGFAGSFFAARQGFISPESFVFIESAVILAIVVLGGLGSQMGIVFSAVILIGLPEFFRELEDYRMIAFGLVMVLIMIWKPTGLVSHREPTIRLHPRGEG from the coding sequence ATGACGGGCCTTCTGGCAGGATTGGACGGCGGCAAGCTCTGGCGCCACGTGCTCGGCGCGGCGATCATCACCTTCCTGATGACCAGCCTGATCGTCGGGCTGGAACTGGTGGCGTCGCAGACCGGGCTGCAGCTCAACCCGCGCTACCATATCGTGCTCTACTGCGTGCTGGCGGTGGCGCTGGGCTCCACCGCCGTGTTCGCGCTCGGCGAGCGCAGCTGGCGCCTGCCGATCCTGGTCGGCATCGTGCTGGCGGTCCTGCTGCTGGTGCCGCTGCTGACCGGCAACACCGATTCCGACCTGGCCTTCCTGCTGCCGTTCCCGGTGGCGCCCCTGAACTGGGTGGCGCTGCTGTTCCCGGCCTTCATCCTGCTGCGGGCCGGCCAGCTGGCCTACGCCTCCTCCCGGCCGGTGTCGGACAAGCCCAAGCGGCGCGAGATGAGCGTCGCCGCCAAGCGGGCTTCGCTCGCGTTCGGCTTCTTCCTGATCCTGGCCGCGTTCGCCTTCCCGATCACCCCGATGGCCGACCGCCAGCTGGTCGACATCCTGACGATCGTGCTGATCTACATCATGCTGGGCTGGGGGCTGAACATCGTGGTGGGCCTGGCCGGCCTGCTCGACCTTGGCTACGTCGCCTTCTACGCGGTGGGGTCCTACTCCTACGCCTTGCTGGCCGAGTATTTCGGCTGGAGCTTCTGGGTGTGCCTGCCGCTGGCCGGCCTGTTCGCCGCCAGCTTCGGCATCGTGCTGGGCTTCCCGGTGCTGCGCCTGCGCGGCGACTACCTGGCGATCGTCACGCTGGGCTTCGGCGAGATCATCCGGGTGATCCTGATCAACTGGTACACCTTCACCGGCGGCCCCGACGGCATCGGCGGCATCCCGCGGCCGTCCTTCTTCGGCCTGCCCTTCCAGGCCAACCCGCCGCGCGGCGGCGGCGAGACCTTCGCCAGCTTCTTCGAGATCCCGTTCGACCCCTATCACCGGATCGCGTTCCTCTACTACGTGATCCTGGTGCTGGCCCTGTTCACCAACTGGTTCACGATCCGGATCCGCAAGCTGCCGATCGGCCGGGCCTGGGAAGCTTTGCGCGAGGACGAGATCGCCTGCCGGGCGCTGGGGCTGAACCCGACCGCGGTGAAGCTGGCGGCGTTCGGCATCGGGGCGATGTTCGCGGGCTTCGCCGGCAGCTTCTTCGCCGCCCGCCAGGGCTTCATCAGCCCGGAAAGCTTCGTGTTCATCGAGAGCGCCGTGATCCTGGCGATCGTGGTGCTGGGCGGGCTCGGCAGCCAGATGGGCATCGTGTTCTCCGCGGTGATCCTGATCGGGCTGCCGGAATTCTTCCGCGAACTGGAAGACTACCGGATGATCGCGTTCGGCCTGGTCATGGTGCTGATCATGATCTGGAAGCCCACCGGCCTGGTCTCCCACCGCGAGCCGACCATCCGGCTGCACCCGCGGGGAGAGGGCTGA
- a CDS encoding ABC transporter permease subunit, which translates to MEYFLQQLVNGVTLGAVYGLIAIGYSMVYGIIGMINFAHGDIFMIGAFHALIVFLILGAVGISWLPLALLIVLIVGILLTSLYGWSVERIAYRPLRSSPRLAPLISAIGASIFLQNYVQLAQGARPKPLEQMVSGGFVIMESAGGFAVRISYIQVVIVVLTLALMAVFTWLIKGTALGRAQRACEQDRKMAALLGVDVDKTISLTFVIGASLAAVAGLMFTLYYGVIDFFIGFIAGIKAFTAAVLGGIGSLPGAMLGGLLIGVIEAFWSGYFSVEYKDVASFGVLVLVLIFRPTGLLGRPEIEKV; encoded by the coding sequence ATGGAATATTTCCTCCAACAACTCGTGAATGGCGTCACGCTGGGCGCCGTCTACGGCCTGATCGCGATCGGCTACTCGATGGTCTACGGGATCATCGGCATGATCAATTTCGCCCATGGCGACATCTTCATGATCGGCGCCTTCCACGCGCTGATCGTGTTCCTGATCCTGGGCGCAGTCGGCATTTCGTGGCTGCCCCTGGCGCTGCTGATCGTGCTGATCGTGGGCATCCTGCTGACCTCGCTTTATGGCTGGTCGGTGGAGCGGATCGCGTATCGGCCGCTGCGATCATCGCCGCGGCTGGCGCCGCTGATCTCGGCGATCGGCGCCTCGATCTTCCTGCAGAACTACGTGCAGCTGGCCCAGGGCGCCCGGCCGAAGCCCCTGGAGCAGATGGTGTCGGGCGGCTTCGTGATCATGGAGAGCGCCGGCGGCTTCGCGGTGCGGATCAGCTACATCCAGGTGGTGATCGTGGTCCTGACCCTGGCGCTGATGGCGGTGTTCACCTGGCTGATCAAGGGCACCGCGCTCGGCCGTGCCCAGCGGGCCTGCGAGCAGGACCGCAAGATGGCGGCGCTGCTCGGCGTGGACGTCGACAAGACCATCTCGCTGACCTTCGTGATCGGCGCCTCGCTGGCCGCGGTGGCCGGGCTGATGTTCACGCTCTACTACGGCGTGATCGACTTCTTCATCGGCTTCATCGCCGGGATCAAGGCGTTCACCGCGGCGGTGCTGGGCGGGATCGGCTCGCTTCCGGGCGCCATGCTGGGCGGGCTCCTGATCGGGGTGATCGAGGCGTTCTGGTCCGGCTACTTCTCGGTGGAATACAAGGACGTGGCCTCGTTCGGGGTGCTGGTGCTGGTGCTGATCTTCCGCCCCACCGGCCTGCTCGGCCGGCCTGAAATCGAGAAGGTCTGA